Genomic window (Dyadobacter fanqingshengii):
GCAAACAAACTAGCACTGATTCGCTGATAAATTGTTTCGCTATCCTTAACCTGCCTGCTCCCACTACTTTCCGCATCCCAACTTCCTTTGCGCGCTCGACAGAACGCGCCGTGGTTAAGTTTATAAAATTGATGCACGCGATCAACAACGTAAAAATCGCGACTGCCGTGAAGATATATACGTATGAAGCGTTTCCGGTTTCCAGCCCGCCAATGTATTTTGCGTGGAGATAAACCTCTCGTAATGGTTCCAGTGAGATCTTGTATTTTAACTTTTCTTCGGTCATAATTTTACCGGCATAACGCTGCAGAAATTCCGGGAATTTTGCAGAAAGTGTTTCGGCAGATGTATTTGGCTTCAAAAGCAAATAGGTCATAGGTTCAAACGCCGCCCATTCATTGTCTGCATCAGGCTTATATCGTTTCATCGTTGATGCTGACAGAAACATGTTGGCCTTGATTTGAGAATTTGTAGGTAAATCCTTCACGACGCCCGTCACATTGGCAACAAGCCCTTCGGCGTCAAGCAGCACGGTTTGTCCGATCGGGTCACTATCTCCAAAATATTTTTTTGCTGCCGTCTGCGTAAAAACAATGCTAAGCGGGTCTCTCAGTGCTGTTTGAGCATTGCCATGTATTAATTCGAAGTCAAACACTTTAAAAAGCGTTGAATCAGCAAATAATGTTTTTTCTTCCTGAAATTTCGCCTCGCCTTTTCTCACAAGAAAACTGACGCGGCTTAAACGGACAAAAGACTCTATTTCAGGAAAATCTCTCTTCATATTTGGCCCATAGGCCCAACTGGAACCTTTATGACTGGTTTCGCTTGAAGTTTCAATATCAGTTACGATCCTGAATATTCGGTCTGCTTTCGAGTGAAAGTTGTCGTAACTCAATTCAAAGCTTACATACAGACTGATCAGCAAACAGGCGGACATGCCTATCGCCAGTCCTAATATATTAATTGCCGAAAATCCGCGGTGTTTCCACAAATTCCGGGACGCTATCTTCAAATAATTTGTGATCATGCTTATATCATATAAGTTGGTTTACAACATTTCAAGGTTAAAAGCCTATTGTAAATGCGTTCAATAGTTAAGTTAAGGGCTATGAACACTTATACCGACTTCATTTAGCAATCGGTTAATACGGTTGATTATTTGGAAATTCTATGTGACCAGTGATTGTTCTACCATGAGAATAAAATACCAACCCATTTGCGTCACAAGCGCAAATTTCTTCGTATCCCCTATCGACATCATTCACAAAAATCCTGGAATTGTTAAAATTGTTTTTTAATATACCATAATATGTCACCGAGCGTTAACGAATTTTAACCCGATTCTAAGTATGCCCAAAACCTTCTACCAGTTACTAGTGCTTGTTCTCGTTTCCGTTCAGGCTATTGCTCAGGAGCAGATTACCATTAGTGGGTTTGTCCGCGAAAAAGGAAGTCTGGAACTGCTGCCGGGGGTGAATGTTTACCTGCTAAACTCCACCATTGGAACCGTTACCAACACGTACGGATTTTACTCGCTGACCATTCCTAAGTCCGATTCAGTTACTATTTCTTATTCTTTTGTGGGTTATGAAAGACAGGAAATAAGGACTGGGAATGTGGCCAGCCAGCAGATTGACCTTTCATTAGCCACGGCCAATCAGCTGGAAGAAGTGATTATTTCGGGCAGGCGGCAGGATGAAAAAGTGAGCGAGTCGGTGCAGATGAGCCAGATTGAAATTCCTATTTCCCAAATCAAGAAAATTCCGGCTTTTTTTGGTGAGAAGGACGTGATCCGCGTGCTGCAACTCATGCCTGGCGTCCAGAAAGGAACGGAAGGCCAAACAGGCTTGTACGTGCGCGGCGGCGGGCCCGACCAGAACCTAATTATTCTGGACGATGCTGTTGTGTATAATGCGAGCCACCTTTTTGGCTTTTTCTCCGTCTTTAACAGCGATGCGCTCAAAAGCGTTGAGCTAACAAAAGGAGGTTTTCCTGCACGCTATGGCGGGCGGCTTTCATCGGTTGTAGAAATGAATATGAAAGAAGGAAGCAAGGAAAAACTGCATGGCGAAGGCGGCATAGGGCTTATTTCTTCCCGACTGACGCTAGAAGGTCCTTTGGCAAAGAAAAAATCCTCCTTCCTCATTTCCGCGCGACGTACATACATTGACGTTCTGGCCGCACCGTTGATTGCACAACAACAAGTGGGTCAGGACAGCAAGGTGAAGCCTGGCTATTTCTTTTACGATCTCAATGCAAAAGTGAACTACGATTTCGGGGCAAAAAACAAGCTGTATGTCAGTGGCTATTTTGGCCGTGACAAGTTCAATATCAGGGAAAAGAGCTCCGACAGCCAGAACAGGTCGGGGCTGAACTGGGGCAATGCTACGGCAACATTGCGATGGAATCATTTGATCAACCAAAAGCTTTTTGTAAACACATCGCTGATTTACAGCCATTTCAATTTCAATATCTTCTCCAATGATAAGCGATATGAAAAAGGAGTGCTGACGGACGAGTTCAGCTTGAAATACAACAGCCTGATCCGGGATTACAGCCTGAAAACGGATTTTGATTACTATCTCAGTGCCCAACACAGCCTGAAATTCGGGGCACAGGTTACTGCCCATCGATTTGTTCCTTCGGCGCTGGCGCTGGAAGGTGATTTTTCAGACAGTGACATTGATCTCCAAGCCAAACCCATCAACACGATGGAAGCCGGCGCTTATGTAGAAGACACCTGGCATCCGTTTACCACATTAAAGGTGAATGGCGGTTTCCGGTTAAGTTTTTTTGAAACAAACTCTAAAATATATGTGCGTCCGGAACCGAGGATTTCGGCTGCCTTGAAGCTTGCAAAGGATTTCTCTATGAAGGCCTCCTATGCCAAAATGAACCAGTATGTGCATCTTTTGAGCAATACGGGACTTGGGTTGCCTACCGATCTTTGGGTCCCGACCACAGATCGGGTTGCGCCGCAACAATCCAGCCAGGTTGCATTTGGCTTTGCAAAAGATCTAGAAAAGCCCGGCCTCGCGCTGACATTGGAAGGTTATTATAAGAAAATGAACAACATTATCAGTTATAAGGAAGGCTCATCATTTATCAGTTTGGATGGCGATAATGCCAACGAACTGAACTGGGAGGATAACATTACCACCGGAAAAGGCTGGTCATACGGCGCTGAATTTATGGTGCAAAAGAAAACAGGAAAGCTTTCTGGCTGGGTAGGATACACATTATCCTGGACACAGTGGAAATTCCCCGAACTCAATTTTGGCAAAACATTCTACCCCCGCTACGACCGCCGCAACGACCTTTCCGTTGTTGGGATTTACGAACTCAGCAAACGCATCACACTATCGGCGACGTGGGTTTACGGAACAGGAAATGCACTTACGATCCCGATTTCGAAGTTTATGACCTATGAAAACCGTTTAGTGCCTAATAACTGGGGCATACCGGCCAACAGCGGCAGTGTCACCAATGAATACGGAGAGAAAAACGGTTTTCGGGCGGAGCCCTATCATCGGATGGACGTTGCCATCCAGTTTCATAAGAAGAAAAAACGGCATGAACGAACCTGGGAATTTGGACTTTACAATGCATATAGCCGCAGAAATCCGTTTTTCTATAACATTAATTCAAAGCTGGATGAAAATACAGGCCAACGAACCAACGTCCTGACGCGCTATTCGCTGTTTCCTGTGCTTCCTTCCTTTAGCTATAATTTTAAATTCTGATCGAACATGCGCTTCACAAAGGCCTTGAATCATATAAATAAGCCGGTGTTTTTTCTGTTGCTGGTATGCGCTGGTTTGTTGTCCGGATGTGAAGGTCTGATCAACGACCTGGATCAGGATAAGCTTCCCAAAGTTGAGATCAAACTGGCCGTTTCCTGCTATATATCACCACAAAACCCCCGCCTGGAAGCGATTATCACCGAATCGCAGCCTATTTTCGGGCCGGCGAGCTATAACCCGGTGATTGTTACAAATGCAGAAGTGATCCTGGCGGATGATGTCAATCAGGTCCGGCTTGTTTTTGATGATTCTCTTCAGAATTACGTTGCAGATAGCAGCGCCTTCAAGATCGTCGCGGGTAAATCCTATACATTGACGGTTAATGATGGAAAGAGGTTTGTTAAGGCAGAATGTACGGTGCCATTCAACTCAGTAAAAACAATGGATCTGGCAGTTGATAAAGAATGGAATGGATATGGAACTGATTCGTCGGCCTGGTTCAAATTTACTTGGGAAGATATAAAGGGAGAGAGCAATTATTATGCGCTTCGCGGCGCCTATACGCTGGAAGAAACGGTGCCCCAATTTTATCCCGAGACTGGCGAAACTTCCCCGTTCCGTCATAGTAACAGATATGATATGTATGCTTATGGCAGAGGGACCTACAATGATATTAACCTGGACGGAATTAAGTTCAATGCACCCAGAAGCGGTGTTTACCTAAGTCCGAGAAGAACAATCACCTATCGGGACAAGAATGGTGTCGAAAAATCGGTTGACAACGATCCCCGCCTGCGCGACGTGCGGGTGGAAGTCATGTGCATTGACGAGCATTACTATAAATTCAGACGATCATTAGAAAACAACGATGACAATCCTTTTGTAGAACCGACGTTAGTATATACCAACATTGAAGGTGGTCTGGGCTGTTTTGCATCTTTTAATGCCGTAGGCCTGACCGTTAATCCCTAGCTTACATTTAAAGACATGTAATGATGGAAATGCAGATTTCAGTTTTGCCCTGAACCGCAGAAAAAAACAATGACGAAGCAGCTGCTTCGTCATTGTAATTATATCCTCGAATCAAATCCAATCCTAGTATTTCAGCTCCTTAATGCGTTTAATAACGCGGTTTGCAATGATCTGGTAACCCTTATCATTCAAATGGATTTCATCAGAGCCAACATCCGCTCTCAGCCCTCTCGGGAAATTAAAATTTTCCAGATCCGTTCTGTCGTCATTTGACGGGCTATAACTGATCTCTGCGAGCTCGGCATCCGTTGGCGGTGTCATTTCCACGAATGATTTACCATATTTAGCCGCCAGTTTTTCGTTAATTGCAGCAACCTGATCAAAATTTTCAGTCCCTTTCCTGTCCGATTGTGCAAGCAGGACGCCTACAACAATGTAGCGCGCCGGAGCTGCAATGTAGGCTATTGAACTGTCCAGGGCAGCAATAATCTGTTCTTCGGCATCTGGTTTCCCAATGTTATTCCGGCCGTACCATAAGATCTGGGTGGCTGTTTTTAGCCGGGAAGCGTCATCCAATATAAATTCCGAATCAGCGGGAACATCCAGCACGCTAACCGTGGCTGGCGTGATGGTGTAATTTTCGCCTGATTCACTGGCAGTTCGCCGGATGGTGCACCTTACGCCGCCGATCGAGCCTGTTCGGCTGTATTCGTCGTAATTTGTAGGTGTGGATAAAAATTGATTGCTCAATTTCGTGATCTTGACTGGCTTAATGCCATTCAGCTTATCGCCTTCGATAGAAATAGTCAACGGCGTGCCGCCCTGTCTCACAGCAATACGTGACGCAACTTGCCCCACAATTCCGTCGCTCAGAACCGGCCTGCCTGATAGTGCGGCCGCCACAATGCTTCCATAGGGCGCCGTCCCACCGGCTCCAATCGTGAGGCTGTCCCCAAAAAATGCCAGTGTTTTGTCCCTGTCCGGCACTTGTTCTTCGTCATCAACTTTATCGCTCTTTGGAAAAATATCTTCTATTAATCCTTCGCAGGACGATAATAGTGTGGTTGTGAAAATGGCCGCCCCAGAATGGAGAAAGAAACGCCTGCGGCTTAGTGAATGGTCTGGATTCTTAATGTGCGGTTTGGTCTTCTGATCTTCAATCATTTTTAGAAGAAATATGGGGTTGTGCTTACCATCTCTTCAACAATAATCATTCCAACCAAAAACTCATTAATTTACCGTTGAATCAAAAAAATTTGTTGCATTTTTCCACGCTCTGTTCCTTTGCAGAAAATCACATAGCCATGGAACAATATTCTTACAACTTGCAGGTTTAATTGAAGCAGGATTAGTAATTCTAATGCTTTTCATTGGATACAAGATCGTCCAGAGCCTCGAAGTAACTTCCCCTAAAAAGTAGTACAATTCTGAGATCGCCGATTGACCGAGGATTAGCCCGAAATAATCATGGCTTCTCACTTTGCCAAACGCGAAATCTCAGAAAAAACTGGCCGTTGATCTCGCGTATGGAATATTGAGGTGAGCCCGAAATGTTGCTGATGGGCGCTAAAATATTAATTCCTGTCTGAAACCGACCGATTTTGTAAGCAAGTCCTGCTTTAAAATAGAAAATATCAGTATTTAAAAGCGGATTAAGCTCCTTCGGGCCTTTCAACGAAACGTATTCACCTTCCAACGGTTTGTCATTGCGATTGTACATTTGCACCCGCATCAATGCGCCGGACGTCCGGCTGTATCCAATGCCCGCCCCGACCGACAACCCCTTAACAACCTGATAATGATATTGCAACGCCACATTGAAGCCGACCGTTTTTATCAAATCCGTATTGCGATACCAATGCGCGGAATCTACTCCCGGAATCGAGTCTGTGGCCTGCGCTAACCGTTTGTTATTGCCAAAGTATGGCTGGCGGGCCTGCATGGTAAGCGTCAATGAATGCTTTTCCCTAAACGATTTTGTAACCCAAATTCCGGGAATGAGCAGCGACGCGGGTTTTCTTACGCTGTCAATGCTATTAAAGAGAAAATCCGTCCGTTTAAATGGCGCATTTACATTCCATACAAGTCCGACTTCAAAAGCGTTGCCCACCGCCTCTTTTGGCGCATTTTTCACAATGTTGACCTCGCCTTTCGGATTAACCTTTATCTTTTTGGAAAAATCAGGATTAAAGACGTATGCTTTAAACGGCAATGATAAAAGCGACGATAGGGCTGCCTGCCTCGTGTTATTTGCATTGCTTACAGCGTTTTCGGTGCCGGCCGCTCTGTTTTTCGATTTCTCTTCCTGGCTTTCCACACTATATCCAGTTGCCTGCTTACTTCGGGTCGCTTTTTTGCTTACATATGCTTTTTCAGTTGATAGTGCTTCTTTATGATCCGGCGCGTCAATGTTCGGAACTGTTTGCTTGTTCGAAAACACCTCATTATTTGTAAATGCTTCTTTGATCGACTTCTCTTCCCTTACGCTTCCTTCCTTATTTCCGGTCCTGTTGGTTAATGAATCTTTGTAAGCAGGCGTGTCGCTTTTATTTGCTATTTCGGGCGTTGCCTTTGTGCTGTTGATGGCGTTTTTATTTTTGGCAAAATCACTTTTGGCATTATCGTGATTCAAAAACAAGACCACTCCTGAAACGGTAAGCCCAAGCAATGTTATTCCACAAACCAGTTTCAATGCGCTGCTGGAAATCGTATTAAATACATTGCGCGAATGTCCGGTCGGCACTTTCGGGTTGAACATATCGTTCATTTTCCCCCATGCCTCATCGGCCGGAACTTCCGCGTCCGGCAGTTTCCCGGAGAAAAATTTGTCGATATTTTTGTTTTTGTTTTTCACATTAAAAGATCTTTTCAAATATTACTTTCAGCTTTTTTCGGCCTTCGCTCAAATGCCATTTAACCGTACCATCCGAAATGTCCAACGATTCTCCAATTTCCTTAATGCTAAAACCATCCAGATAAAACAAACCGAACACGCGGCGTGTGGCCACGGGTAACGCGGATAAGTAAACGATAATGTCGGCAGCATCGAGCCTGTCAAATGGATTTTCATCGGACTCGAAACGCATATCATCCTTGATTTCTTCGTAATCAAAATGCTGCGTTTTGCTGTCCCGGAGCTGTGTTAGTGCCGCATTCCTGACCGTTGTGTACAGCCAATTGAAAAACTCGCCTTTCTGGTCATCAAACTGATCTATGTTTTTGAAAACTCTTAACATTCCATTATTAACGGCAGTCAATATTTCATGTTTGTCATCGAAAAATTTCCTGCATAATGCAAAAAGCACAGGATAAAACTGGCGATACAGCTTCTCCTGGGCCTGACGATCCTGACGCCGACAACCCGCTAATATTTCCTCTAATTTATCCAATGCCGAATGTTAACAACCGTCAGGTTCAATGTCCCTGACGGCCGGGAATCGATAATTGCTTACTAAAACTATAATGATTTTTTTGTAAAAATTACCTCGTTGTCATAAGGCCAGCTGATCTCATAACCCGCTCCCAATTTCCTGAGCGTGCCCTGAAAATTCTTTCCACCAGCACTGACGTGAAGTTGATACGTAGAATCGGGGCTAATGTTGTTTCTATCAAGATAGATCGTCGCTTCGGATGGTGCCGTTCCCGCTTCACAAGGAAAGCCGCCCAGCACTTCATTCAATCTGACATCGATCGTCCCAAAATTATTCATGGCGCTGTACGAAATTTGGTTATTCCGACAATTGTAAGGCTTTTTGGTAACTACTTTTAGCCGAAGATAGGCTAGCGAGTCCTGCAATATGGCAGGAGTTATCAGGAATTCATCTCCTGCTTTAAAGGCTTGCCTGCTCGTTGTGTCCACATGGTTTAAGCCATCGCCTCCGCCTTTCAAAGTGTCGGGGACAAAAATACTGTCACCCGGAATGCTGTCTCCCGGGATCGAGTCTCCCGGAAAATTACCGAGGGAATCAGCGCCTGCACGTAACGAACTTGGTTCAGGATCATTAAGCTTACTTCGCTCGCAGGCAGCGAGCTGGATCAGTCCAAGGAAAATGATGACAATAATCAGCTTCTCTGTTTTCATGACATTGTAGTTTAAATGAATGACAGGTAATTGCGGCCTGTCAATAAAATAAACTACATGAGATGCAGTGAAGGTTGGGTACATAAATTCAAAAACCTAAAATTTCTCTACTGAGTCTTTCCGCCAGCCGATGAATGGCCCGATTTCGTCTATAACAGCGGCAAATTTTACATTATAATGTCCTGAAAATGAGATAGTAGGTCGTTTCCAGGGGTTTGTCGATGTTTTAATGCTTCCGGCAGATTTTGTTTTTTTAGTGAAAGGCGCTCCCGTACTATTGTATCACCAGACGCAAGGGCGACTGGAAAAAGAAAACCTTTTAAATCAGAAAAATCATGAAAACGCTTATTTCCTCCCTGGTAATCGCCGCAGCAGTGGCCATGTCATCGGCTAGTTTCGCTCAAAGCAACCATACATTCGGTGTTTCCAAAGAAACCAAAGATGTGAATTTCGAAGTAAAATCAATTGTAGAGGGTAAAATTGATGTTACGGTTATGAAAAACAAAGGCGAAAGTCTTTCTATCAAACTAACCGATACGAACGGAAACACACTTGCTACCAAGGCATTGGATAAAAATGATCCTGCATCGCGTGTACGGTTTAACCTGAACGAGCTTCCAAACGGTATTTACCATGTGGTGATCACCGAAGGCACATTCAAGGAAACCAAAGAAGTGATCCTGGATACGCAAAATGTGGATAGTTACCGGACCATTACGATGGGTTAACACGCCGCGGCCTGCCTGTCGAATGTTAAAACCTGATACTCAGGCCGCCATTAACCAATCCCTTGAAGCCATAACCCACCTCCACAAAACCCCCGACGTCTTTTCCCACCCGCACGCCAATGGGCGAATAATGCAGGGTTGGCGACATATAGGAAGTGTCGGAAATGCCATCATATTCATTTGTCCAGGAACCAAAAAAACCAGCGCCAATGGACGAATACAAATTGATGTTTGGCCTTTTTAAATAAAAGAAATTGGTTTCGGCTGCAATAGACAATGTCCTGGGACGAGGACCGTTATCGATCCATTTAAAAAAGCGGGTTTCATGCGCAGCTGCATTATATGCTCCACTCGCGCCTAATGAAAATTTTTCGGAAAGATGGTATTTGTAACTTAATGAAAAGGCAAAATCATTCACTTCTTTTTCGGGAAGCCGGCCTGATAACGCTAAAAAGAAAACGGTAAAAATTTCGGCAGCGACATCTTCAGTTGGCATGATTCCAAAACCAATATTAAGCTCACTCTTCCCTTTATCCTGCGCAATGCAGGGAATAATGGTGCAGCTCATCATTACAATTTGTAAAATGAAAGTTTTCA
Coding sequences:
- a CDS encoding TonB-dependent receptor encodes the protein MPKTFYQLLVLVLVSVQAIAQEQITISGFVREKGSLELLPGVNVYLLNSTIGTVTNTYGFYSLTIPKSDSVTISYSFVGYERQEIRTGNVASQQIDLSLATANQLEEVIISGRRQDEKVSESVQMSQIEIPISQIKKIPAFFGEKDVIRVLQLMPGVQKGTEGQTGLYVRGGGPDQNLIILDDAVVYNASHLFGFFSVFNSDALKSVELTKGGFPARYGGRLSSVVEMNMKEGSKEKLHGEGGIGLISSRLTLEGPLAKKKSSFLISARRTYIDVLAAPLIAQQQVGQDSKVKPGYFFYDLNAKVNYDFGAKNKLYVSGYFGRDKFNIREKSSDSQNRSGLNWGNATATLRWNHLINQKLFVNTSLIYSHFNFNIFSNDKRYEKGVLTDEFSLKYNSLIRDYSLKTDFDYYLSAQHSLKFGAQVTAHRFVPSALALEGDFSDSDIDLQAKPINTMEAGAYVEDTWHPFTTLKVNGGFRLSFFETNSKIYVRPEPRISAALKLAKDFSMKASYAKMNQYVHLLSNTGLGLPTDLWVPTTDRVAPQQSSQVAFGFAKDLEKPGLALTLEGYYKKMNNIISYKEGSSFISLDGDNANELNWEDNITTGKGWSYGAEFMVQKKTGKLSGWVGYTLSWTQWKFPELNFGKTFYPRYDRRNDLSVVGIYELSKRITLSATWVYGTGNALTIPISKFMTYENRLVPNNWGIPANSGSVTNEYGEKNGFRAEPYHRMDVAIQFHKKKKRHERTWEFGLYNAYSRRNPFFYNINSKLDENTGQRTNVLTRYSLFPVLPSFSYNFKF
- a CDS encoding T9SS type A sorting domain-containing protein gives rise to the protein MKTLISSLVIAAAVAMSSASFAQSNHTFGVSKETKDVNFEVKSIVEGKIDVTVMKNKGESLSIKLTDTNGNTLATKALDKNDPASRVRFNLNELPNGIYHVVITEGTFKETKEVILDTQNVDSYRTITMG
- a CDS encoding SGNH/GDSL hydrolase family protein; the protein is MIEDQKTKPHIKNPDHSLSRRRFFLHSGAAIFTTTLLSSCEGLIEDIFPKSDKVDDEEQVPDRDKTLAFFGDSLTIGAGGTAPYGSIVAAALSGRPVLSDGIVGQVASRIAVRQGGTPLTISIEGDKLNGIKPVKITKLSNQFLSTPTNYDEYSRTGSIGGVRCTIRRTASESGENYTITPATVSVLDVPADSEFILDDASRLKTATQILWYGRNNIGKPDAEEQIIAALDSSIAYIAAPARYIVVGVLLAQSDRKGTENFDQVAAINEKLAAKYGKSFVEMTPPTDAELAEISYSPSNDDRTDLENFNFPRGLRADVGSDEIHLNDKGYQIIANRVIKRIKELKY
- a CDS encoding RNA polymerase sigma factor, yielding MDKLEEILAGCRRQDRQAQEKLYRQFYPVLFALCRKFFDDKHEILTAVNNGMLRVFKNIDQFDDQKGEFFNWLYTTVRNAALTQLRDSKTQHFDYEEIKDDMRFESDENPFDRLDAADIIVYLSALPVATRRVFGLFYLDGFSIKEIGESLDISDGTVKWHLSEGRKKLKVIFEKIF
- a CDS encoding DUF4249 domain-containing protein — its product is MRFTKALNHINKPVFFLLLVCAGLLSGCEGLINDLDQDKLPKVEIKLAVSCYISPQNPRLEAIITESQPIFGPASYNPVIVTNAEVILADDVNQVRLVFDDSLQNYVADSSAFKIVAGKSYTLTVNDGKRFVKAECTVPFNSVKTMDLAVDKEWNGYGTDSSAWFKFTWEDIKGESNYYALRGAYTLEETVPQFYPETGETSPFRHSNRYDMYAYGRGTYNDINLDGIKFNAPRSGVYLSPRRTITYRDKNGVEKSVDNDPRLRDVRVEVMCIDEHYYKFRRSLENNDDNPFVEPTLVYTNIEGGLGCFASFNAVGLTVNP